In the genome of Vespa crabro chromosome 1, iyVesCrab1.2, whole genome shotgun sequence, the window taaattaaatagaatattgcttatattttgttatgttatttaattaatttgcaGAATCATGTTTTATGGACTCGAACTGCCGACTTTTAGATAATATGGagaatgatcgaaaaattgaTTCTGATTTAAACGCGGTTTTCGGAGAAATTGAAATCTCCAACAAAGTAGCACagtaatgattatatttttctcggtATTTAAACTAATGTAATGAGAGAAAGTaacttaataaagatatatcataatatatgaaaCTAATTTATTAGTAGACtcattaatttctctttcttggaGTACTCCTTCCTCGAATATCATTTCCTATCACTCCCTATGTTATCgactaatattaaaaatgggTTTTGTTCTATGGGTAATTGACTTTATACGGTTCGACTTCACTATTTTTTCTCTAGAGGGCAATACGTTtgattgtatttaaaaatgtctGCCATAACATTGTTGCGACGTATTGTCGGaagacaaatatttaattcctTGGCTAATCCGACATCAGTATCGTTCCAAATACAACCTAGAAGAAATCAATGGAAATTACTTAAACTTCCAGAACCAGGTGTTCCAGGAACAAGTTACAGGCGAACTGTACATTTCAAAGATGAATATACGATCGAACCACTACAGGTTACTAATTTAGCTGGTCGAGATCCTGTATCgggtaaatattttttgtagatatagctaatatataaatataatattcttatagatttgtttttctcttgtgTATGCAGTGACGAATATATGCAACAAGTTTTATTGCTGTTAGATGTTTCTATcaattatacaataaaaataatttttaatcgcaatttaaacatttcgaacgatatttttcttatatattgaatttttgtttctaattACAGGAAGAGTAATAGTTAAGGGTATCGGTGGTGGTATCAAACACAAGTACCATTGGATAAAATGGGCAAGGGATGGTCCGACTGATCTGAATGAAAAaccaaaagaggaaaaggtaCTCGAGGTTTTCCAGGATGGTTGTAGAACATCCTTCGTCGCACTCGTTGGTTCGGGTGACGAATTGAAGTATATTTTAGCGACAGAAAAAATGAAGCCTggagatattataaaaacacaCAAAGGTATCCCGCGTAATCCTGTAAGGGCAAATGAGGGCGATGCTTATCCCTTGGGTGCTCTACCGATGGGTACTATCGTGAACTGCGTTGAAAAGTATCCCGGACTTGGAGGAAGTTTTATTCATTCGGCTGGGACCTCAGGTACGATAATTGGCACGGATGGACTGGATAGGACAGTTGTGCAAGTACCTAGTAAGAGAAAGTTTAGTTTGGACAATAGATGTATGGCAACGGTAGGACGTTTGTCGAATATTTTACATGGTTCCACACCAATTGGTAGCGCTCAAAAAAATCGCGAATTGGGTAATCGTCCAAGAAGTGGTCTTTGGCAACGAAAAACTGGCAGATttggaaggaaaataaaaccACCAAAGCGTCTTAAACAGTTAGGCACCAACGGTGAATTTCTTCCAAAACCTACAATCATTGTTTGTAATATACCTGgtcttaattaattctttaaatttatattaattttacgatacatatatatatatatgtgtgtgtgtgtgtgtgtgtgtgtgtgtgtatatatatacacattcgaataataaaaactcttcttatatttattgaagTCTTCTctttattgtctttgttattcCTTTGAACTTGAATAATTCGAATTTTGaatagtatatacataagtgACGGTATAAACTTTTGTATAATTCTTTCACTTCCAGAGTCGGCTAATAATTAGTTATTTAATCTATAATGTATTTTTGTGTTACTTGTGGCTTGATATATCTTTAATTAAGATGTTGTGTTTCCATCCGTAGTGGTTCGTTGAATTCCTAATTACAGACGTGTTCGTTTATAAGCCTTTATTATAGTAGACTGTTTGAATGGCGGGGTCTTGAGATCGTATCTTTTTTTGTACTATAAGTTCCAATTTGTCCACACTGATCGGTACTCGTTGAATGAAAAGAGCACAACAGAGTGGTGTCGCAAATGTTAAACAAATTCCACAAATAATGACTTGAATCGGTGCAGAAGCCCACTTAACTTTTtgtaatagattttttttctctatgtaGTTCATTATGATTGGTGAGATtactgtaataaataataaaatgattatctttatatatatctgattattattctgtaAGTTTAAATTTGTCTCTCATGActagattataaatatatttatctatcatcGTACTCATACTGGGCGAAGCCATAAGAATACGCGATAACGTGACGGTTGCGATCGCTTTTTGAGCCGTTGACTTGCTTTTGCCGACTTCTATGCCGGACTCATTCTGTAACTCGATACCATTCTGAAGTTCGGTAATTCTCATTAATGGAATGTTAACGCAATTTGCGGCAGCCACAGCGGCCAAAGGAACCAGACGACCGGCCAAGGCCGGACCACGTCGTGCGAGTCTGTTCAGACTTAGGGCCGTTATCACTGCCCCTCCAGTCGCGCTGATATAACTTTGaattaatgtttcttttgGAATTGGAGACTTACCACTGCGATTCGTATAGTTTACTATCGCATTGAAGGATTGGTTAAACCATTGCCAGAATATTACGGCTGGTGTTGATctgttgaataaaaaataatttcacctAATGACCCAGAGTAAAGTTATTtaacgaaatttatttaacgaaatctatttaatgagaaagaaaatatctttattgtccATCGTGATGTAAAATACTTCTGCTGATAACCAATCGATTCGTTTCATTCTTCGCTTATATATTCTCCATTTACATATAATGACCGACAACGGAAAGGAAACAGGTCAAAAGTCGTAATGAATCTTATCGCTACTTTCGAACTGTCGCGTTATTGACCAAATGTCAAGTGAAAATCTCTTGTGTATTTTCTAAACCGTTTCACAGATTCATATGCATATGTACTTGTAGAATGTCATCATCAAACCGGTTATAGTCATGTTCATTGGCACTTGGGCGCTCATACGAccaattaatatcattttttcacCAGTGTCCGGGTGATAAGCGCTGtcgaacaaatatttttgtttccatAGCTCTTCTTCGTTGATGCTTAGTTCCGCGAGAGTCTCTCCGTTCCTATTTTATGGGATAAATccatattagatattaaaaataaacacaAAGTCAAGCTAAATCAACACAgataattcattatatttaaatgcatttaaaattaaataaaagattaaaaaatcatataaaagaTTACCTGTATCTCGTGACGATATTTCGAGCACGCTCGAGCGCTTTGTTAGATGCGAAAAGATTCAAAGGATTGGTGACTGTCAGAAAGTGTAAAGCTCTTCCACGATAAGTACTTTGATCCCAGTATGGTTTTTCAATGTCGATTCTCTTTTCGCTCGACATTTTGATTATTCCTTGCCGTACCTCTTGCTCTACCTGTTTTGATACTGTTGTCCCCACTACACTATGgatatcctctctctttctctctctctctctctctttctttctctttctctcttaacacctatttgttttttacatttaaaaaatgaggAATCAGTTAGAAGCTGTCTCTTGGTAGTGTCTGTTTGTGACTTTGATgtctttaaagaaaaaatatattaaacgtgtaatatattaaaaatatattaaacgtgTAAAAGCCGAACAAAACAGACGTTACTTATTTAATCGAACACGGTCGACCACCGACTGGAACACTTCTCTCGTCCTGCTGTCTTCCTTCCAACCCCCGTTCTTCCTCTCGCTATTCCACTCTCGATTATTACCCGAGTCCACTCATGCttccctctcctttttttttctttctctcttctggAGCCAGGCATTTCTCATCGATAAGATGTGGACGCGTGCGCAAATCAGCGCACACATGAAATGCGTTTTGTCGTGATTCCGCGAGATGGTAGCGCTCCGAGAgtcgatatattcgatttaaaaTCATTCTCTCTGATTGTTTTTAGgctttttcaatgaaatatgaaattttatctttttcacaaCGAAGCTTTTTGGAGTTCATCTAAAATCATTGATGGCCTCTTTTGATATCTTAGGCGATCGCGTTGTatcaaaaatgattataaaattccAAATAAAATTCCGCATATTATCTTTTCGACTATCTGGTAATAACTATGAGCGAGGTCATTGATCGGGCTTAAGTGTTTTTAAAAAAGGAGATATTTATAGCTATTTGTGAAGTAGGTCTAAATTTTTTGGCCGATTTTAAAATCTGATTGTATCGTAACATTTGTGAATGTTAGAGCAAGATTTATGACAGTGTTGGCAATGTTGAATGTCATAAGATCGTTGAAGTATACGCAGAATTGTAAACGCTTATGATTAATGCAATTAAAACACTTTGGTAAATTCATCAAAGAACATGAACTATCTCATAATATTGGCGAatggataaaatttttatataaatgtaaagtaTACCATGATAAAATGAAGTTGACCTCAAATAGAAAACTGTAATTAGAATTTTTAGCAACAATCTCTGAGTATCACGGCTTAATTAAAACTTACTAATGTAAACTTGAGAGATTTTAAGttttgttattggttattaacTAATCATACTCtctatacatattataattaattttgcaaatttttttttatttaatccttTAGTATTATCGATGCGTTCAATAATGTCGCGATTtgtattacttctttttctcatctttaAAAATCTTACATACTTACATTATACAAAAAACTTGTCAAACATACTTGTGattttcaagaaagaaaagaacaagaaactTTGTGTAGGAAAGTCACAACACACTTAACTGTAAGTGCTAATACAACTTGTCTGACTAAGAACAGATTCCATCGGACTTTCCACTTATAATATAGGTCCAAGATTTACACTTCATAACACGGGCTGATATTGaattgaaaatctttttttaacgaagtatttatgtatgtacaagtCGCGACTCCTGACAAGACTTTTCGAAGTAATAACACTGCTGAGATATGGCAATATTTTCCAATACTTGTTCATAGCGAATATTTATGCAACAATgaataagaatgttaaatgaaaaataactaTGAATGAAGAAGACATGAGTCTCTTTAGCAAATACGAATAAGATTAACGGATAATTTGTGTTAAACAGTACATTGCCTTACTTTCTAGATATAGCTCTGTTTAAAGTTACccaacgaaaaataataatcgttggGATAATTGTCTAACGaaggaatatataaaatataatgttaagagagaaataaatcttCTAACGGGATGATTCTTTTTAGTGGGTGACGtacaataaatagataaagtcTCAAATAGATAAAATGTCATCTTAAATGCTTTGTctcaatatgaataatacaatattacttTGCTATATATAAACTGAAAAATCGAACAATCTACTTCTTTCCTATTATGACTATTTGTACACTTTCatccaaataataataattcgtatgGGATCATTTCTTTGTTCGATTTTGCTTCAACTCTTTTTTATGCATAATTATACAGTAGAAACACGACAAAGCGTGTTCCATTAAGAAGAATCTTGTTAGAATCATGTTTACTTCTAGGTAAAATTTGCTCGTTGTCGTTGAAATTCTACGTCGCTAtcttgtttcattttattgagagaaaaatttatgtCCTGCCAATTTGTTCAATCTTTAATGGTAGGAAAGCGGTAGAAATTTTATAGGATTAGCACGAAAGAAGTCATTTATCGTagaataagataatatttataatttcttataaaaatattagttcATGAACaagtttaaattttaaaatattttaagtatcgaatttaaaatattacagaGAATTTCTAAATATAGGCTAACAAGTAAGTAGATGTAAAGGTGTCAAAAGTTAAAGAAGTTCAAGAACCACTTTTTCATgcgaaatttataattataaaaaaagaagatgaagttCGAATGTGAAACCGTTAGTTCTTAAGAACAGTAAAAGACAAGACAGGCGAAATCGGTTCATTATCAGATAACTACATGCTTTCTCGGTACTGAAAGATCTTTGAAATAATCATTCATTGCAATTCTTTTTGAAAGGACAAGTTATCGTGTTAAGAATACCATTGAAAGGAGTTCACGTTTCTGATGTATCTGTTCTTTGACAcgttacattaaaaatatcgatacgaTAAGACCTTTTAAATAAGGAGAATAACTTTCACGAAGCACGACGtgtctttccttttaataGGTTTTAACATTGGCACTCCGTGCACTGATCTAGACTATCGGAATGCGCGTTTATAAGTTCAgcgaaaagaataagagacgAAGAGATATTTGCACCAGACATAAACGTTTTTATCAGGTACGAggtattttttaatcgttctaCACCATCCAGTCATAAGTATACCAGGATGTTGATACCAGTGGAGACATAACGCAATACAGATGCATTTAGAAGCTTGTAAATGTAACAAAAACTCTTAAATctaattgcaataattattaatcataaaaaagtGCTCCAGATATGATGAAAGTCTGCCCAGCtattttcttcaatattattttagtatcgataagaatgaaataaagtaaacgaacaaataatatcgaataatatctTATCGACTCTCGCTTCAATTCTTGAATCtttcttaattatcttttacgaCGATTATATAATTAGAGATTGACACGcgttttttcataattttcaattCGAATAAACGACTTGATTCCTACCAATTGTTGAAAAGATGCTGAAATGAGTTCGGAGATTGTAATGAGTAATGTTTGTGGATAAACCTAACTTTTTAGTTATCGATCCATCAttcgagtttttctttttctaacgtaATGTTTAGTATATTTAGTATTATCTTAATACCTTTTAATTGATCTATTCGAACATCATGGAAATCTTTATGAATTTTTGAATTGATCACTGATTTCTTGTTCGTAATTCAGAGTACtttcatattaatatgatCTTGAACAGATTCATATTTTGCAACAATGAAGAGCGGCACGACAATTTATCTGGGTCAATGAAAAAGGGGTAAACAGGTTATATCGTGAgcacgtatgtacgtaagtatgtaatatgtgtatgtatatgtttatgtgtTCAAAGATTTATCCTGCCGAGCACAGATTGACcggtatttattttttatctcgtcATTctagaatttgaaaaaatatgtgtgtgaactcattgattttatgtctTCTTAtaatgcttttcttttttgtcaatAACACATCGATAGCGGAAAGGATTTAATGAATCTGATTAGATATGCGAGCCCTGTTAACGATCAATAGTTCCATGTAAATCTATTTCGATCACTGTTTCTAGAATCGAGATCTTTTGGAGATGATTGCAAAGTATTTAATATGATGAAGTTCCATTTCTTAGGAATTTATGGCTAAGAATCTGATAAATTTTACCCAAAGTAGATGTATACGTAATATTGATtgtatacattaatatttcgtgtaatacatttaatataataattcctgTAACTTTTTCctgtaaattcatttttatcatcagctctatataattttctttacaaGATTTCtgaagaattatatttaatactgaTTGCTTGCTCTTAAAATACTAGACTAAATGAATTCACTAAGGCTGTTTTAAGACAGTACTTCTTCAAATTTCCAAGACAAACTCGGCCGAGTTCTAAAATTTGTTCGAATAATAGTTGTTTTATATTTGGTATCTGTTATAAACGGAAATGAAGTGAACGTACTACAAAATAGTCTTACATCAAAGATTTATCATAGTAGAACGagttttcaaaaaataaaaaagatataaaagatattggTCACAAATGTAGCAGTATGTGCGTGATCcaacagaaacaaaagaaagctGATACGAAGTTATTGAAGTATGGCTTACGCTGAGTGATCGGGAGTATATTATAAACCGGTTTCTTCGAAAGAGGTTGATTGGTGATTATTAATCTATGTCGTCACTTCTGACGTGATAATTTTTTCtgttaatttgaaaaatattcgattcgACAATTTATGACGTCTTCAGGTCGATGCGGAATTAGATTcgatttcaaatttaatagaTTCGTGAAGTCTCGTTTAATGTCGAAAATACAGTTTCTAAGATAAGAAAGACTCGTAATTGTTTCCATGTAATTACATCCGGGAGAACATTCGGCGAGGATAATCAACAACGATTTTCCAGCAGcttaatataatgaaatggGACGCGTCATACAggtatatttatgataaattcATACAGTCCGCcttgtgtttctttttgtagtttttctttttgatgaaTTCTGATTATCCGGTAATCGTCGGGACTCCCTTCGGTGGTCGCGCAGACAACGCTTACCGTTACGCAGGAATTTTCATTgtgaaaaaatatctttctcgttctcgcGTAACACTTCGcttcgttatttttgtcaCGAACTAAATTGCactatgtaaataaataattttcaacagaaattaaattattattttattatctctgtCGTAAGCTAACTTACATTGttgaaataattatgtttTGAATCTTTTTTGTAAGATTGAATTTTGTGATATTGGAATTTTAAATTTGCAACACAGTTTGTTAATGATTTTTAGTACTTCATTATTCtgatatcaatgaaaatcGACGTATTCTGTTAGTTTTTGAAAGATGAATAGATCGTGTGACACCGATCTACGTACCTGCTATATCTACGTATCCGTGCAATGGCGCATCTAGAGATGCAATGACGGCCGCTTCTGGGCGTAATCTTGATGTAGCATTATCTAAGTCGTGGACCGTTACCCCCACCGACCTAAATGCTCGACGTATAAATGGTCAAGACACCTTCTAAGCACTGTCAGTAAACTTGTGCGCTTTATCTCGCATTCTGCTTTACCTCGGTAACATTATTGCATTGGATTTAATTGGAATTGTGTGTGTTTTAACGGATTCGACGTATCcggttttattttttgaatttgTAATTTAATCGAGGATAATAAATTAGCGCTACATAAAAGTGGAATTTAGGAGCAATTCGCGATGAGACGATTCTGTGTTCCATGTGTCAATCGAAGTAACAGTTGATCGTGATTATTCAGAAGAAATTTGGCCATAGacaaagataacgataatgttgaCAGAAGAAGCAAGCACCGATTGTTGTTATTCGACACTCTCCAGGTCtcttctgattttttttctattcctttttttcacggAGATCTGTGCCGCGACGTACCTTAACTCTTCGAATACGTTTTTGGAAAGATGCCGGCTTGACTGCAGCCTTCAGCGAGATTTTGCAAGCTGTGGGAAGTACAAAGTAGCCAGATGGCTGAACGAACTTGTCAAAGAAAAGGTAAGATtctagaaaggaaaaagtcaTTTAACAAGATGACGATCTGTTCGCGTGGATCTCAATCTCtgattatgaaattttattgcaGAACTTATAATTATGGTAATCTTTATTTCTCACGTAACTGCTACGCGTTCATGTCTTTTTCACTTTCCTTCCATCAATGATAACGTCACGATGTGTTAATCTTTCTGCGTAATCGATTCTACCTGGAAATGCTTTCAGAAATTTCTATGATAAAATCATGATCTCGCAgcatttatcatttaaatctCTCTGATCGATTGACcgaattatagatatttcttacatttttttctacgcTATTAGGAGTTCACCTATGGACCATTTCGAATCATAAGGATATCATCGATGCAGCAGGAATCTTTATTGCCGAAATTACCTCGTTCTCGAGCTTTCAAAAGAAACATATTTGACACTCTAGATTTTCTCAGAGAGAATATCAACGATTTGTTGACGAAACGTGTGGTCGTTTATACGATCGAGAATCCTACGAATGGCAGAAGTTTTACTAGTGGGCCGATGATAATGGACGAAGATGAATTACAAGAGATACAAGGGAAGAAAGAGGCTGAGGGTAAGTTCCATctagaaaagaatatttaatcattGGTAGAGTCTCATTTGTGTTAGTTAAAATAGTAGCCATTGTCGAATTGAGTTACTTATATGAAATCGTTAAATTGTTTACTTCGATAATTTCAAATCTGATTGTTCATCCGAATAGCAGATCCGGAATAGCGGATTTTTGCAGGTTACTTTTCTATAATCGGTAAAATAGTGAGGTTATTTTACCGCGAGCCACTGAACTGtacattttatgtaataatacacTGAATCCAAATTGGCTCGTATTCCgttcaaattaattatcataattatttgacTCATTCAACATCGTTCGGGAAGTAATGAACAGCTCTCGATTTTAATGtatctttcatcttttcaGGCGATTGGCGTAtctttaagaagaagaagtcatTGATCTTGCCGCTCCTTATATTGTTGAATCTCTTCAAATTAAAGTTGCTGCTGCTTCCAATCTTCTTAGGCGTTCACTTCATCAAAAAACTCCTCGTTTTAGGTTCTCTGATCGCACCATCTATTTTGGCGCATCTTAAGGTTTGCAAGGTTCCAACACATCCAGTGTATTCTTATCACACGTGGGCCACTGCTGCTGAAGCACCGGTTGATTATCCGACtggtaattaattttacgtatagtatatatgtagCATTTACAAGTAAATTCAAGAATAAGTATATAGCTAATAAACATATCTTTATAgaggtaatattttttaaagtatttaataaaaagctAATTACTTTTTACTTCCATTTAAGACGTAAGATCTTTCAAAAGTAAAAACGGAAAGATCTCTATGTCGATGACCGTActaatctttttttacacgatctttaaaataaaacacgATGGTGTTTCCTCTctcgtaattttcatttttttttatcatttgaaagAAACATCATTTGTATCGTTTCTCAAGCCATCGagattgtaaaataattcatccaacgattataattgatatctatgaaacaacaaaaatgttaaaacaaCTGCAATGTTCTTGGCATAAGatagttaaattatttttgcttcatattttttgataaaattttcttctacttGAGAACGTCAAGTATTCACATTGCACCTAGAACATAACGTTActgctatttatttttaatattttaacttcCACTACTTATGATGGcaatatttaatcgttatttcgttcaataaaatctaaatttaCGGTGACCTCTcgaatagtatttttttttggcatcgttttattatacattcgaCGAGTTAAACTAGGCGTAAAAAAGAAGTTGTTAACGTACGGTGCCTAAGTAGGTGCAAATCTCATCTGTGACATCAAGCATCGGACGCGTTTAATGTATtctaatgtaatgtaatgtttCTAATTAAAGGCTATCTAATGACACGAATGAATTTGATGAGCAACTTTTCCAAATTCGAAGTAGGTTCTGTAATTGGATCGATACTTGAAAGTCGATTTATTGAGTTTTATCTTGATCACATCTAAtcatatattcattttcaGGATACGGTCACGAAGACACTGGTTGGGCACATAGGAATGATATTCAAGGTCATCTGGCTTATCCGGCCTATCATGGATATCGCAATCCTTACGGATGAACTTCAGCAACGAGATAActgcatttttaaaaaaatgtgaaGATCTTATGTTAGAAAATAATCTCTACGATTAAATATGTTCGGTGCCACTGTTGAAactgttaaatatattttttatacacagAATTACaatctatataaaatgtttatttatatcactGACTTGTAATTCCTTGCATGAGATATTGTTTTCTGTATTATCCTACATATATacgagaagaatgaaaaagatggGAACGGTCATTCTTCATCATTGAATTCTATTTTTTCGTTAAGCGGGTCGACGTGATGATAATACGTAAAAAAGTAACTTTCTCGGCTAGTACCGTTACCAATCGGACTTGCAGATACTACggatttctattaaaatgttataggtgaagtttttcatatttaactaaatttagaaaaagacagtcaactgaaaaagataaagtatTGCTTTTATATGAAGAAGCGAGAGCGATTTGTGTAGTTTCGATAACAATGTATAGTTTTGAGGTCAATGGTCAAGGTCGACAATGTGGACAAGAGGTATGTTGGCCCCTGGTGCCGAGTGACCTACTGACAGATTTGGATATACACTCGATACTCCTCCCTTCTAcctttctcctctcctctttagttgttttttctcttcaccTCTTTTACCTTCGTCTTGATAAACTCGCTCGAGCGGTTCGTTCGAAAGCATGCGTGAACCAACGCATCACCGATCGAAACACCGTTATCGCTCTCTGTGTCTCTATCGTTCTTGCTTGTCGGCTCTGAGTCTTTACGATTATACCTTGCAATGTACGCTCCTATATGACTTCTCGAAGCGATTTGCCTTCTTTCTTCAATCGTTTCCATGATCGAATGAATACTCCCTTTCTCTTGCTGTCGTTTACCTTCTCctcatattttcttcgttcaacTTCGTTACCACGACACAGAACGATAGTTAATGACGATGATTGAGTCTCTAGCAAATTGGCGGGGAATCGGAAGTCGCATACATGTCGATACGTGATCCGAGCTCGTTCACGCAAGTCGACCGTTACCATCTATCTGTGTTATAGTTCAACAAAAAAGCCGCATTAACATAACGGCTTATTGTTCATGTGACTTCTGCTTtgataaaagatttattttggGAAAAgatctatttatattgtaagacttgctattatttcattgactttctatttgtatttctcttcttttcttttccttggtGAATATCGATAGATCGAGTAGAtgtattaaagagaaaaaagatgagtAAGATGAATGATGATATGCTTGCTTTCATGACAATTGCTTGATTGactaaaatagaaacaaacataaattaattttctatataatgcAGTGTTTCCTTGAGGCGGGAGTCATAAACGTGAATCACGTTGTTgtgttaactttatttttgtttacgcTTATGTTAATGGAAAGCGTAAACTATTCACAaggaatttttaattcatgaCAG includes:
- the LOC124423903 gene encoding uncharacterized protein LOC124423903 isoform X1 encodes the protein MLTEEASTDCCYSTLSRSLLIFFLFLFFTEICAATYLNSSNTFLERCRLDCSLQRDFASCGKYKVARWLNELVKEKEFTYGPFRIIRISSMQQESLLPKLPRSRAFKRNIFDTLDFLRENINDLLTKRVVVYTIENPTNGRSFTSGPMIMDEDELQEIQGKKEAEGDWRIFKKKKSLILPLLILLNLFKLKLLLLPIFLGVHFIKKLLVLGSLIAPSILAHLKVCKVPTHPVYSYHTWATAAEAPVDYPTGYLMTRMNLMSNFSKFEDTVTKTLVGHIGMIFKVIWLIRPIMDIAILTDELQQRDNCIFKKM
- the LOC124423903 gene encoding uncharacterized protein LOC124423903 isoform X3, whose product is MLTEEASTDCCYSTLSRSLLIFFLFLFFTEICAATYLNSSNTFLERCRLDCSLQRDFASCGKYKVARWLNELVKEKEFTYGPFRIIRISSMQQESLLPKLPRSRAFKRNIFDTLDFLRENINDLLTKRVVVYTIENPTNGRSFTSGPMIMDEDELQEIQGKKEAEGDWRIFKKKKSLILPLLILLNLFKLKLLLLPIFLGVHFIKKLLVLGSLIAPSILAHLKVCKVPTHPVYSYHTWATAAEAPVDYPTGYGHEDTGWAHRNDIQGHLAYPAYHGYRNPYG
- the LOC124423903 gene encoding uncharacterized protein LOC124423903 isoform X2 translates to MLTEEASTDCCYSTLSRCRLDCSLQRDFASCGKYKVARWLNELVKEKEFTYGPFRIIRISSMQQESLLPKLPRSRAFKRNIFDTLDFLRENINDLLTKRVVVYTIENPTNGRSFTSGPMIMDEDELQEIQGKKEAEGDWRIFKKKKSLILPLLILLNLFKLKLLLLPIFLGVHFIKKLLVLGSLIAPSILAHLKVCKVPTHPVYSYHTWATAAEAPVDYPTGYLMTRMNLMSNFSKFEDTVTKTLVGHIGMIFKVIWLIRPIMDIAILTDELQQRDNCIFKKM
- the LOC124426849 gene encoding 39S ribosomal protein L2, mitochondrial, which translates into the protein MSAITLLRRIVGRQIFNSLANPTSVSFQIQPRRNQWKLLKLPEPGVPGTSYRRTVHFKDEYTIEPLQVTNLAGRDPVSGRVIVKGIGGGIKHKYHWIKWARDGPTDLNEKPKEEKVLEVFQDGCRTSFVALVGSGDELKYILATEKMKPGDIIKTHKGIPRNPVRANEGDAYPLGALPMGTIVNCVEKYPGLGGSFIHSAGTSGTIIGTDGLDRTVVQVPSKRKFSLDNRCMATVGRLSNILHGSTPIGSAQKNRELGNRPRSGLWQRKTGRFGRKIKPPKRLKQLGTNGEFLPKPTIIVCNIPGLN
- the LOC124426837 gene encoding sideroflexin-1; amino-acid sequence: MSSEKRIDIEKPYWDQSTYRGRALHFLTVTNPLNLFASNKALERARNIVTRYRNGETLAELSINEEELWKQKYLFDSAYHPDTGEKMILIGRMSAQVPMNMTITGLMMTFYKSTPAVIFWQWFNQSFNAIVNYTNRSGKSPIPKETLIQSYISATGGAVITALSLNRLARRGPALAGRLVPLAAVAAANCVNIPLMRITELQNGIELQNESGIEVGKSKSTAQKAIATVTLSRILMASPSMIISPIIMNYIEKKNLLQKVKWASAPIQVIICGICLTFATPLCCALFIQRVPISVDKLELIVQKKIRSQDPAIQTVYYNKGL